The following proteins come from a genomic window of Rutidosis leptorrhynchoides isolate AG116_Rl617_1_P2 chromosome 10, CSIRO_AGI_Rlap_v1, whole genome shotgun sequence:
- the LOC139870621 gene encoding uncharacterized protein → MWYEERSDKPKKTTNPTFSLCCQNGKVLLPKLKDPPLVLDTLLNYADHSTAKFREQIRIYNSMFAFTSFGARIDHSINRGRGPYTFRISGQTYHKIGSLLPEEGGAPRYAQLYFFDTQNEARNRMSAFMGSTSSQQLDENITNNLINMLNEFSAVAQAFCMARDWAADNTTSNFQLRLISKTTNTRQYNAPNVAEVAALITSDFGHCATARDIIVQKKNSPPHRISELHQLYMALQYPLLFPYGETGYHEEIPYHSNSGRRKTNRGYVTMREFYCYRIQQRENEGTTLLRGGRLFQQYLVDAYTAVEEQRLKWLRNHQNELRIDLYNNVCDAVTRGDTRASTIGKRIILPSSHTRSPRYMVQSYQDAMALCREFDNPDLFITFTSNPRWPEIEEMLSYIEGQRAPDRPEIVARLFKQKLDAMMADIMKAHVFGTCEAGIYIIEFQKRGLPHVHMLFWLTPDFKCKTLEEIDDIISAEIPSETEDPAAFKAVTEYMLHGPCGGNILDAPCIIDKRCSKHFPKPYNAETTIDEECYAHYRRRNNGVTITKGKGTLDNSFVVPYNRYLLLKYNAHINVEWCNRSRAIKYLFKYLNKGPDRATIVIEENLTPVNSSTSEVVTEVDEIKNYLDCRYLSPCEAVWRMFSFDIHFSKPSVIKLSYHLPNHHTITLHDSQNLPALLHRESIKETMFTDWLELNKRDPAARSLTYAKIPKYYVWNQDAKTWTRRKQRTCIGRIVYSHPASGERYYLRLLLNKVKGPQTYEEIRTVNGIQHPTFKDACFASGLINDDREWTEAITEARLWCTTAGSLWESNWESLSEDILHKKRKLYNFPDLTLSEAQFRNYCLLEIQNILNKNGKSLGDFPDLPQPDPALLTQLDNRLIREELNYNLAELQAEHRNLHASLNPEQLTIYNDVISAVTQQAGGFFFLYGPGGTGKTFVYRTILAKLRSEKLIALAVASSGIASLLLPGGRTAHSRFVIPLNLMENSTCGIKQKTHLAELMQQVRLIIWDEAPMTQRFAFEALDKTLRDILGAKDEINRGKLFGGVPILLGGDFRQILPVIPKGKRQEVVQACINRSNLWQHCRLHTLSRIMRVNEYTPDGHVDPRKQEFNRWVLDIGDGKVAAVCKDGEEEPTWIEIPEQFIVKSEKPPIDAVVDTIFPDFLQRYKNEDYLRERAILTPRKDDADQINKHMFKKLEGQTMIYKSSDEICKGSTDSYDQHSAYPVEYLNKLNFPGVPPHKLKLKIGQPIMLLRNLYPSAGLCNGTRLIITDFQKFVIQARIIIGSHVGDMVIIPRIVLTSAQTKWPFVMQRIQFPVRPCYAMTINKSQGQSLDFVGIYLPRPIFSHGQLYVALSRVTNPAGLKIVMGEATTNLVGKSAMSSGNVYSLLLSLLFTLIWKSYNCPFICAGMQAFFVHVVFGRINGCNIVVTLEGSVEKENKSSSRKYSIEKEKRDIENDDVKVMEDGDSCHSVYRGDEGSSTMVVKVEVVIERWRIWK, encoded by the exons ATGTGGTACGAGGAAAGAAGTGACAAACCCAAAAAAACCACTAACCCAACGTTCTCTCTCTGTTGCCAGAATGGTAAGGTCCTTCTACCAAAACTTAAAGACCCTCCGTTGGTCTTAGATACGTTGCTGAACTACGCTGACCACTCAACGGCCAAATTTCGAGAGCAAATCAGGATCTATAACAGCATGTTTGCATTCACATCTTTTGGGGCCAGAATTGACCACTCAATTAACCGTGGGCGCGGCCCGTACACATTTCGCATTAGTGGGCAAACATACCATAAAATTGGGTCGCTCTTACCGGAAGAAGGGGGCGCCCCAAGGTATGCGCAACTATACTTTTTCGACACACAAAATGAGGCCCGAAATCGTATGTCTGCTTTCATGGGGTCTACATCCAGCCAGCAATTAGATGAAAACATCACCAATAATctcataaacatgttaaatgaattTAGTGCGGTCGCGCAGGCCTTCTGCATGGCCCGAGATTGGGCGGCTGACAATACGACTTCAAACTTTCAGTTGCGTTTGATTTCTAAAACTACAAATACACGACAGTATAATGCTCCCAACGTAGCTGAGGTCGCAGCGTTGATAACGAGTGACTTTGGACACTGCGCAACTGCTCGGGATATTAttgttcaaaaaaaaaattcaccaccTCACAGAATATCAGAGCTTCACCAACTGTACATGGCATTGCAATATCCTTTGCTATTTCCCTACGGAGAAACGGGATACCACGAAGAAATACCATATCATAGTAATAGTGGCAGAAGGAAAACTAACAGAGGTTATGTTACCATGCGAGAATTCTATTGTTATCGGATTCAACAACGGGAAAATGAAGGAACAACTTTACTTAGAGGCGGAAGGTTATTCCAACAATATTTAGTTGACGCTTACACAGCCGTTGAAGAACAAAGACTTAAGTGGCTAAGGAACCACCAGAATGAGCTCCGCATCGACCTCTACAATAACGTGTGCGACGCTGTCACCAGAGGCGACACACGAGCTAGCACAATTGGGAAACGAATTATTCTTCCATCCTCACATACCAGAAGCCCACGCTATATGGTGCAAAGCTACCAGGATGCGATGGCTTTGTGTCGAGAATTTGATAATCCTGATTTGTTCATCACCTTTACTTCAAATCCGAGATGGCCCGAAATAGAAGAGATGCTTTCATATATTGAAGGTCAGCGGGCCCCTGATAGGCCAGAAATTGTTGCAAGGTTGTTCAAACAGAAGTTGGATGCCATGATGGCTGATATCATGAAAGCTCATGTGTTTGGTACCTGCGAGGCAG GCATCTATATAATTGAATTTCAAAAACGTGGCTTGCCTCATGTACATATGTTGTTTTGGCTTACACCAGATTTTAAATGTAAAACACTTGAAGAGATTGACGATATCATATCTGCTGAAATACCATCTGAAACAGAAGATCCAGCCGCTTTCAAAGCCGTGACTGAGTACATGCTTCATGGCCCGTGCGGCGGGAATATCCTGGACGCCCCGTGCATTATTGATAAAAGGTGTTCTAAGCATTTTCCGAAACCATACAACGCAGAAACAACAATAGATGAAGAATGCTATGCACACTATCGCCGTCGAAACAATGGCGTAACAATCACCAAAGGAAAGGGCACCCTTGACAACAGTTTTGTCGTGCCTTACAATAGGTATCTCCTTCTCAAATACAATGCACACATAAATGTTGAGTGGTGTAATCGATCACGCGccattaagtatttatttaaatacttaaacAAAGGCCCCGATCGGGCAACTATAGTAATTGAAGAAAACCTTACCCCGGTTAACTCCTCCACTTCAGAAGTGGTTACTGAGGTGGATGAAATCAAAAACTATTTAGACTGTCGGTACCTATCTCCGTGTGAAGCAGTTTGGAGAATGTTTTCATTCGACATTCACTTCTCTAAGCCATCGGTTATAAAGCTGTCATACCATCTACCAAATCACCATACAATCACACTACATGATTCACAAAATCTACCTGCACTGTTGCATAGAGAGAGTATCAAGGAAACCATGTTCACTGACTGGCTTGAACTTAACAAACGAGACCCCGCTGCTAGAAGCCTCACTTATGCAAAAATCCCAAAGTATTATGTTTGGAATCAGGATGCCAAAACCTGGACACGTCGAAAACAAAGAACATGCATTGGCCGTATCGTGTACTCGCACCCAGCATCTGGCGAACGTTATTATCTGAGGTTGCTGTTAAATAAAGTTAAAGGCCCCCAAACATATGAAGAAATACGTACAGTTAATGGTATTCAACATCCCACATTTAAAGATGCATGTTTCGCTTCTGGGTTGATCAATGATGATAGAGAGTGGACAGAAGCTATAACTGAAGCAAGGTTATGGTGCACAACTGCGGGATCT CTTTGGGAATCAAATTGGGAATCTTTGTCAGAAGATATCCTCCACAAGAAACGCAAACTATACAACTTCCCTGATTTGACGTTGAGTGAGGCTCAATTTAGAAATTATTGTTTGTTGGAAATTCAAAATATCTTGAACAAAAATGGTAAATCGTTAGGAGATTTCCCCGACCTACCACAGCCTGACCCTGCACTCTTAACACAACTCGACAATCGTCTAATACGCGAAGAATTGAACTACAATCTAGCAGAATTGCAGGCTGAACATCGAAACCTCCACGCGTCACTCAACCCAGAACAACTTACCATTTACAATGACGTGATTTCAGCGGTAACACAACAAGCGGGGGGTTTTTTTTTCTTATACGGTCCCGGAGGTACCGGGAAAACTTTCGTGTACAGGACAATTCTTGCAAAGCTAAGGTCTGAAAAATTGATAGCCCTAGCAGTGGCATCGTCAG GTATCGCATCGCTCCTTTTGCCGGGAGGTCGAACTGCGCACAGTCGATTTGTCATCCCTCTTAACCTAATGGAGAACAGTACATGTGGTATAAAGCAAAAAACCCATCTTGCAGAACTGATGCAACAGGTCCGATTAATCATTTGGGACGAAGCCCCCATGACTCAGAGGTTTGCATTTGAAGCTTTAGACAAAACCCTAAGGGATATTTTGGGGGCTAAAGATGAAATAAATAGAGGCAAGCTATTTGGCGGGGTACCTATTTTACTGGGGGGTGATTTCAGACAAATATTGCCCGTAATACCAAAAGGAAAAAGGCAGGAAGTTGTTCAAGCTTGCATCAACCGATCTAATTTGTGGCAGCACTGTCGGCTTCATACCCTCTCCCGCATTATGCGGGTCAATGAATACACACCCGATGGTCACGTTGACCCTCGAAAACAGGAATTCAATAGATGGGTACTAGATATTGGAGACGGTAAAGTTGCAGCTGTTTGTAAAGATGGAGAAGAGGAACCGACATGGATAGAAATTCCAGAACAATTCATAGTAAAATCGGAGAAACCTCCAATTGACGCGGTTGTTGATACCATTTTCCCTGATTTTCTTCAAAGGTATAAAAACGAAGACTATTTGCGTGAAAGGGCAATTTTGACACCACGCAAGGATGACGCAGACCAGATAAACAAACATATGTTTAAGAAGCTAGAAGGCCAGACTATGATATACAAAAGCTCGGATGAAATTTGCAAAGGCTCGACTGACTCATACGATCAGCACAGCGCGTATCCGGTAgaatatttaaataaattaaacttCCCTGGGGTACCTCCACACAAGCTGAAACTGAAAATAGGACAGCCAATCATGTTGTTGCGAAATTTATATCCCAGTGCCGGGCTCTGTAACGGGACCCGTCTAATCATTACAGACTTTCAAAAATTCGTAATTCAAGCGCGCATCATTATCGGTTCCCATGTAGGTGATATGGTCATTATACCCAGAATTGTGCTTACCTCCGCCCAAACAAAGTGGCCTTTTGTGATGCAACGCATTCAATTTCCTGTCAGGCCATGCTATGCGATGACGATTAACAAGAGTCAGGGCCAATCACTCGATTTTGTCGGCATCTACTTGCCCAGACCCATTTTCAGCCACGGGCAACTATATGTTGCACTATCAAGAGTGACGAACCCAGCTGGTCTAAAAATAGTCATG GGGGAGGCTACAACTAATCTGGTTGGAAAATCTGCGATGTCATCAGGTAATGTGTACAGCCTGCTTTTGTCATTACTATTTACGCTAATT TGGAAGTCATACAATTGCCCATTTATTTGTGCAGGGATGCAGGCATTTTTCGTTCAT